The genomic DNA TACACTACATATAGAAGATATCCCTTAGGTATTGTAGATCCTAAGGTTTTTTTATACTTATACAGATGGTAAGGAGATCATTATGAGTGAGTTTGAATATATCAGCAGCAGTCCTGATGAAACGGGCGCTTTTGCCAAGAGGCTTGCGGGTCTGTTGGCTCCCGGGGATGTCCTGACCCTTGAGGGGGACCTTGGAGCCGGGAAGACGACGTTTACAAAGGGTTTGGCCCTTGGTCTTGGGATCAAGCGGACGGTCAACAGCCCTACTTTCACGATCATCAAGGAATACAAGGGGGATCTGCCCCTTTATCATATGGATGTGTATCGATTGGATGATTCGTTTGAGGATCTTGGATTTGACGAGTATTTTGAAGGTGAAGGGGTCACGGTCGTAGAATGGGCTCATCTGATAGAAGATCAGCTTCCGGGAGAGCGGTTGGCCATAGGCATTTATCGTACCGGCGATACGGAAAGAAGAATTGTGCTGGAGCCGGTGGGAGATCGGTACCGCAAGCTTTGTGAGGAGATAATGGCATGAAGATATTAGCGATAGATACATCAAACTTCCCGTTGGGGGTCGCACTGATCGATGAGAATAAGGTGATCGGTGAATACATGACCAATGTGAAGCGGAATCATTCCCTGAAGGCGATGCCTGCCGTGGAACAGCTGTTGAAGGACTGTGATACGGACGTCAGGGAATTGACGAAGATCGTCGTGGCGAATGGACCCGGGTCTTATACGGGTGTCAGGATCGGTGTCACGCTTGCAAAGACGCTTGCCTGGTCTCTTGATATTCCCCTTGTACCGGTATCGAGTCTGGCCGTACTGGCTTCATCAGGACGGTACTTCAATGGTTATCTTTCCCCGATCTTTGATGCGAGGCGTGGACAGGTTTATACGGGTCTGTACCGTTTCCGGGATGGGAAGCTGGAGAATGTCCTCGAGGACCGGAATGTGATGCTGACGGATTGGGTGGATGAACTCCGGAACTATGAGGGAGAGATCCTGTTCGTCGGGAATGATACGGGTATCCATGAAGAAGCGATAAAAGGAGCCCTTGGGGAAAAGGCGGTGTTAGCACCGTTTGTGAGCCATAACCCGAGACCGTCTGAGCTCGCCTATATCGGAATGGGTATGGAAGAATCGACGGCCCATGAGGTGCTGCCGAACTATATCCGTATGGCGGAAGCCGAAGTGAAATGGCTCGAAGCCCAGAAATCTAACGAAGAATAGGACTTGTGCATAATGGAGATACGATTTATGACAGTCGATGACGTGGATGCCGTCATGGAAATCGAAGAACAATCCTTTACTGTTCCGTGGAGCCGGGAAGCGTTCATAAGTGAAATGGAAGAGAACCATCTGTCCATGTACATCGTCATTGAAGACGAGGGACAGATTGCGGGCTACTGTGGCGTGTGGATCGTCGTGGATGAAGCACATATCACGAATGTGGCCGTTCTTCCATCCCACCGTGGGAAGGGATACGGGGAGCTTCTGATGCGCAAGATCATGGAGATGGCCATTGAATCGGGTGCCAGGGTCATGACGCTCGAGGCCCGGGTGAGCAATGTGCCGGCCCAGAGTCTGTATAGGAAGCTCGGATTCCAAGATGGCGGGATCCGGAAACGATATTATTCTGATAATCAAGAGGATGCTTTAGTTATGTGGGTGAATTTATGATAAAAGATACGTTCGTATTAGGAATTGAAACCAGCTGTGATGAAACGGCTGTGTCCATCGTGAAAAACGGGACGGAGATCGTCAGCAATGTCGTCTCATCACAGATCGAAAGCCATAAGCGCTTTGGCGGTGTCGTACCGGAGATTGCGTCACGGCATCATGTGGAGCAGGTGACGTTTGTCCTCCAGGAAGCGCTCGATCAAGCGGAGATGACGATGGAGGAGATCGACTGCATCGCTGTGACGGAAGGACCGGGTCTGGTAGGCGCACTCCTGATCGGGGTCAATGCAGCCAAGGCACTTGCATTCGCTCATAACAAACCGTTGGTCGGTGTCCATCATATTGCCGGGCATATCTATGCCAACCGGTTAATCCATGAAATGACGTTCCCCCTCCTGTCCTTGGTTGTATCGGGAGGACATACGGAGCTTGTTCTCATGAAGGGTCACGGGGAATTTGAAGTGATCGGGGAGACGCGTGATGACGCAGCCGGGGAGGCTTATGATAAAGTTGCCCGTACGCTGAGCCTTCCGTATCCAGGGGGTCCCCATATAGACCGACTGGCCCATGAAGGGGAGCCGGTCATCGACCTTCCAAGGGCGTGGCTCGAGGAAGGATCCTATGACTTCAGCTTCAGCGGCTTGAAGTCGGCCGTGATCAATACTCTCCATAATGCGAAGCAGAAGGGGAAAGAGATCAAGCCGGAGGATCTTGCAGCAAGCTTCCAGGCAAGCGTCATCGATGTACTTGTGACGAAGGCGAAAAGGGCTGTGGAAGAATACGGTGTCGAACAGCTCCTTCTGGCAGGTGGAGTTGCGGCCAATAAAGGACTGAGACATGCTTTGGAGACAACGTTTGAAAGCCATGCATGTGAGCTCATCGTCCCGCCCCTATCCTTGTGTACGGATAATGCGGCCATGATTGCCGCTGCAGGAACCATCCTGTTTGAACAAGGGAAGCGTGGCGGACTGGATATGAATGCAAATCCCGGATTGGATCTGGAACAGTTTTAATAAGATTACACCTCGAATGGAATCGTCCGTTCGAGGTTTTTTTATTGGGAACGTACGTTTTATCAACAGTCTGTGGATAATTTGGGGATAAGTAGTGCGTAAGATGTGAATGGCTTGTGAAGAACAGATGGGGATATGTAGAATTTGGAATGTGGATAATGTGTATAAGTTGAGCGGTAATTGTGGATAGTGTGGAAAAGGTTTGTGGATATAGAATTGACGAGGTTGGAAATGTGGATAATCTTGTGGATGAATAGTGGAGTGTTTTTTCTGAAAGAAGCTCTTCCTTTCCTTTACCCGTTTAGACCATCCCACTAACCAAAGAAGCGGTTCAAGGTCTTTTCAACCTTGAACCGCTTCAGTCTTACTCTTCCACTAATTCTTCCAGCTCCGTCCATTCTTCCAGAAGGGCATCCAGTTCCTCTTTAGCCAGGGTCAGTTCGTCATTCAGAGTCTGAACACGTTCGTGATCTTGGAAGATATCCGGATCGCACAGGAGGGTTTCTTTTTCTTCAATGGAACCTTCGAGTACGGTCATCTTCTCTTCAATCTCTTCGATGCGCCGTCTTCGTTGACGCTCAAGCTTTTTGGCTTCTTTATCGATCTTGTGCGACTGCTTCTGCTGTGTACCTTTTACCGGTTCTGCCTTGGTCCGTTCCAGGGCGGCGAGCTCTTCCTGCTCCTGTAGCTTATGAAGGTAGTAGTCATAATCCCCGAGGTATTCGGTGGATCCGCCTGTGGACAGCTCGATCACCTTGGTGGCGATCCGGTTGATGAAGTAGCGGTCATGGGATACGAACAGGATCGTGCCCGGATAGTCGATCAGGGCGTTTTCGAGGACCTCTTTGCTGTCCAGGTCGAGATGGTTCGTCGGCTCATCGAGGATGAGGACATTCCCTTTTTCCATCATCATCTTGGAGAGGGCGAGGCGGGCCTTTTCCCCTCCGCTCAGGGTGTTGACGGGCTTCAGGACGTCTTCACCCGTGAAGAGGAAGTTCCCGAGGACGGTCCTGATCTCTTTTTCGTTCCTCATCGGGTATTCATCCCATAGTTCATTGAGGACCGTCTTGTTGGAAGAAAGGTCCGCTTGCTGCTGATCATAGTAGGAGATGAATACATTGGATCCGAATTTGAAGTCCCCACTCAATGCCTGCAGTTTGTTGACCAGGGTCTTGAGGAGCGTGGACTTCCCGATCCCATTCGGTCCGACAAGGGCGATGCTGTCACCTTTCTTGATGGAGAAGTCGATATGGGAGGCGATGGCTTCCCCGTCCCCGTACCCGATGGTGAGGTCATTGACGTGAAGGACATCATTCCCGCTCGGGCGATCGATCTGGAAGGCGAAGGAAGCGGATTTTTCGTCACCCTGCGGCCTGTCCATGAGATCCATGCGCTCAAGTTTTTTCCGCCTGCTCTGGGCCATCTTTGTGGTGGAGGCACGGGCGATGTTGCGCTGGATGAAGTCTTCGAGCTTTGCGACCTCCTGCTGCTGGCGCTCATAGAGCTTAAGGTCCTTCTCGTAATCCAGCGCCTTCTGCTCGAGGTACTTGCTATAGTTCCCCACGAACTTCTTGCTCCGGTTGCGGGAAATCTCATACACCTGGTTCACGACGCTATCCAGGAAGTAGCGGTCATGGGATACGATGAGCACGGCACCCGGATAGCCTTGAAGATATCCTTCTAGCCAGGAAAGCGTCTCGATGTCCAGATGGTTCGTCGGCTCATCGAGGATCAGGATATCGGGCTTGGTCAGGAGGAGCTTCGCAAGGGCGAGACGGGTCTTCTGTCCACCGGAAAGGGTGGAGATTTTCGTCCCATGGTCGAAGGAAGCGAAATTCAAGCCGTGGAGGACGGAACGGATATCGGCTTCATACTGATAGCCACCGGACTCCTTGAAGGTGACTTGAAGCTCGTCATACTCCTTCAATACCCGCTGATAGCGGTCTTCATCTTCATAGACGGACGGATCCGCCATCTCTGCTTCCAATCTTCTAAGCTGCTTTTCCTGTTGGAGGAGGTGTTCGAATACCGTCAGCATCTCGTCCCAGATGGAAAGCTCCGACTCGAGACCGGTATTCTGGGCCAGGTAGCCGATGCTCACACCCTTGGGCTTTGTGATTTCTCCGGAGTCATGGGATAGCTGTCCGGCAATGATCTTCAGGAGGGTCGATTTGCCGGCACCGTTCCGTCCGACGAGGGCGACCCGGTCCTTGGTTTGGATCTCCAATTTGATATTGGTCAATATATTATCTGCACCAAAATTTTTGGTCAGCTGATTCACTTGCAGTAGAATCATGTCGGTTCACCTCTGTTTCATTAGTGCTAGTGTACCGTATTTCCCAGGTGGACGGCAATAAAAGGGGAGGAACTATGACTATTAATCTGGATACAAATAGGATAGAATAGAGTGTATGATGGAAAATAGATAAAAGATATACCTTCTTTTTGGAAGCGCTGACAGACCAAAAGGAAGAGGGTTTATAAGATGTGGGGGAATACAAGAGATGAATCAGGAAACAACGAAAATTCCACAGGCAACGGCCAAGCGCCTTCCGCTATACTACCGTTTCATCAAGAATCTGTATGCTTCAGGGAAGCAGCGGGTATCGTCGAAGGAGTTAAGCGAAGCCGTGAAAGTGGATTCCGCGACCATCCGGAGGGATTTCTCCTATTTTGGGGCGTTAGGGAAGAAGGGCTATGGGTATAATGTGAATTATCTCTTATCCTTTTTCAGGGAAACGCTTGACCAGGATGAACTGACGAAGGTCGTATTGATCGGCGTGGGGAATCTCGGAACGGCTTTTCTTCATTACAATTTCATAAAGAATAACAATACAAAGATCGAAATGGCCTTCGAGGTGGATGAAGCGAAGGTGGGGACGGAAATCAGCGATGTGCCCGTCCACCATATGGATGAGCTTGAGGAGAAGCTGAAGGGGATGGATATCGAAGTCGCGATCCTGACCGTGCCGGCCTCATCTGCTCAAAATATCACAGATCGCCTTGTGTCTTCGAAGATCAAGGGGATCCTGAACTTCACACCGGCACGCCTGACGGTTCCTGATCATATCAGGGTCCATCATATCGATCTGGCAGTGGAACTTCAGTCACTCGTCTATTTCCTCAAGCATTACTCAGGGGAAGACACGGAAATGTCACAAGATGGAATCGTAACGGAATAGAAAATTCTGACCATTTGCGTTATGATAGAAGAATATAAGGGGAGGTGTCTCATTATGGTAGGTCCTGGAAGTATGATGCTGATTGCAGTGGTCGCCCTTTTGATTTTCGGCCCGAAAAAATTACCGGAGCTTGGGAAAGCAGCCGGCAATACACTACGTGAATTCAAAAACGCAACCAAAGGCTTAGCGGATGATGAAGACGATAAGAACAAAAGTGCCAAGTAAAGTAGGATGAACGCCATGAGTCAAACCCAAAAGGATATGACAGTCTTTGAGCATATAGGAGAATTGCAGAAACGACTCATGTTTGTAGTCGTTTTCTTCTTGTTAGCCGTTGTGGCAAGCTTCTTCCTTGCCGAACCGCTCATCAAGTATCTGCAGCATGCGGACGAAGCGAAAGAAATGACGATGAATGCCTTCCGTGTGACGGATCCCCTGAAGATCTACATGGAGATGATCATGTTCATCGCGGTCATCATGACGTCACCAGTCATCCTTTATCAGGTGTGGTCCTTTGTGTCGCCCGGTCTTTATGACAAGGAGCGGAAGGTGACCCTGAGCTACATACCGGTATCGGTCCTCCTGTTCCTCGGTGGACTGGCATTCTCATACTTCATCCTGTTCCCGTATGTTGTATCGTTCATGATGAGGCTATCAGGCGATCTCGATATCCAGCAGGTGATCGGGATCAATGAGTACTTCCAATTCCTCTTCCAGATTACGATCCCATTCGGCCTGCTATTCCAGCTGCCCGTGGTGATGCTGTTTCTGACGAGGCTCGGGATCATCACGCCGATGATGATGGCGAAGGCGAGGAAAGCGGCTTACTTCGTGCTGTTGGTGATTGCCGCCTTCATCACGCCTCCGGACATCGTCTCCCATATGATGGTGACCCTCCCGCTGTTGATCCTCTATGAGATCAGCATAGGGATCTCACGAATCGGATATAGGAAGTACCTACAGGCGGAACAGCAGATGGAAATTGAACGCGTGGAAGAAGAACTCAATCAACACAAAGGCTGATTCAGCCAAAAAAACCGGATCCACCGATCTTCATGGAACGAAGTCGGATGGATCCGGTTTTTGTTTTAACTAAGCTTACTTCTTCTGGTTCAGCTGCTGCTTGATCCTGAAGTGGAGAAGGACCATGCGTATGCCGGAACCGAAGTCCAGGGTGGCAAGGAAGATCAGCATATAGGTGAAAAATCCCCAGCCTGTGTCCCGGACCGTGTGGATGGCAAAATAGGTGAACAGCACCCCAAGAAGAATGTAAATCACGCCGGAGAACAGGGGTGATCGTCTCATTATAGGAAACCTCCAATAAATCCTTGTATTTTTTCAGCTTCATTCATGATCTTTTCAATTTCATCCCGGTAGACGGTCTGCATGATGACCACCATCGTATTCATGGCCACGTGGGCGCAGATCGGTACGAGGATCCGTTTCGTTCTTACATATAGGAAGGCGAACGTAAAGCCCATGGCAGAGTACAGGATCACATGCACCGGCTCGAAGTGGGCAAGGGCGAAGATCACGGAACTGATCAATGCGGCGAAGAAAAAGTTCATTCGCTGATAGAGTGCCCCAAAAATGATCTTCCTGAACACGATTTCTTCCAGGATCGGCCCGATGATGGCGACGACGATCATGGCAAGGGGAACATTGTCCACGATGCCCATGATGTTCTGGGTGTTTTCAGAACCGGCCTGGATGCCGAGAAGGGTCTCGATCTGGATGGCGATGGCTTGTGCGAAGAACGCCATGAAGATCCCGACAACGGCCCAGACGACGGAAATCCCGGCGCCTGCAGGGGCAGAGCGTTCGAGCTTGAGTTTCGATGGTGCGCTTTTTCGCAGGATGAGCAGGACGATGATCAGGGTCGCGGCGAAGCTGAAGATCAGCCAGGAACCGACGGCCACCTGCTGCATGTATTCTTTAGTCTGTCCAAACACTTCTGTGCCGGCCTTATAAAACAGGAGCGGTCCAACCGCACCGGCGAGCTGCATGACAACATAGGCGATCAAAATGTATCCATAATGTTTATTCAACGTTTTATCTCCTTTTAAGCAAGCCTTAGGCCTGACAGGACAGACCCTTGTACAATTCTACTAATAAATGCGGAACTGTTCAAATCTCACGGTCATGGGAATATTGCTGGGAATCGCCACATAGGATAGTGAGGTGTGAAAAAAGGGGGAAAATGACGAAAAAATTTTTAAGCAGGACTCTTGCAAAATGAAAACGAATTATTTAATATAATAACTGTGTTAGCACTCATGATAAGCGAGTGCTAATAAAACCTAATCTACATATTTTCAAGGAGGTTGTTTCACTTGTTAAAACCACTAGGTGATCGCGTCGTAATCGAGCTAGTCGAAACAGAAGAAAAGACAGCAAGCGGTATCGTACTCCCGGATTCTGCTAAGGAAAAACCGCAAGAAGGTAAGATTGTCGCTGTAGGTACAGGTCGCGTTCTTGACAACGGTGAGCGCGTCGCTCTTGAAGTGTCTGTAGGCGATCGAATCATCTTCAGTAAATACTCTGGTACAGAAGTGAAATACCAAGGCACAGAATATCTCATCCTTCGTGACAACGATATCCTTGCCATCGTAGGCGAATAATTAATCGAACCAACACATATACGCACCAACCATGAACTGATATTAAAGGAGGACGTTTGAAATGGCTAAAGAAATTAAATTCAGCGAAGAAGCACGCCGTTCCATGCTTCGCGGGGTAGACCAATTAGCAAACGCAGTAAAAGTAACACTTGGACCAAAAGGTCGCAATGTTGTGCTTGAGAAGAAATTCGGTTCTCCACTCATCACCAATGATGGTGTAACCATTGCGAAAGAAATCGAGCTTGAAGATGCATTCGAAAACATGGGTGCGAAGCTTGTAGCGGAAGTCGCAAGCAAAACAAACGAAATCGCCGGTGACGGTACAACGACTGCAACGGTCCTAGCGCAAGCGATGATTCGTGAAGGGCTAAAAAACGTAACAGCAGGAGCAAACCCTGTCGGCGTACGTAAAGGAATTGAGAAGGCTGTCCAAGCGGCTGTCGAAGAGCTGAAAGCCATCTCTAAACCAATCGAAGGCAAAGATTCCATCGCACAGGTTGCAGCGATTTCTGCAGCGGACGAAGAAGTCGGCCAATTGATTGCTGAAGCCATGGAGCGCGTAGGTAACGACGGTGTCATCACGATCGAAGAATCCAAAGGATTCACAACTGAGCTTGACGTTGTGGAAGGTATGCAGTTCGACCGTGGATATGCATCTCCATACATGGTGACAGACTCAGACAAAATGGAAGCGGTCCTTGATAATCCGTACATCCTGATCACGGACAAAAAGATCGGCAACATCCAGGAAGTCCTTCCTGTCCTTGAGCAAGTCGTACAACAAGGCAAACCACTATTGATGGTAGCGGAAGATGTTGAAGGCGAAGCCCTTGCAACACTTGTTGTGAACAAACTTCGCGGTACATTCAATGCAGTGGCTGTCAAAGCACCTGGATTCGGTGACCGTCGTAAAGCCATGCTTGAAGACCTTGCTGTATTAACTGGTGGAGAAGTGATCACGGAAGACCTTGGTCTTGACCTGAAATCTGCCAACATCACACAGCTCGGACGTGCAGCGAAAGTCGTTGTCACAAAAGAAAACACAACGGTTGTCGAAGGTTCTGGAGATCCAGAAAAAATCGCAGCCCGCGTAAACCAAATCCGTGCTCAATTAGAAGAATCTACTTCTGAATTCGATAAAGAAAAACTACAAGAACGCCTAGCGAAGCTTGCTGGTGGAGTAGCCGTCGTGAAAGTCGGAGCTGCTACTGAAACCGAGCTTAAAGAGCGCAAACTACGCATCGAAGACGCATTGAACTCTACACGTGCGGCAGTCGAAGAAGGAATCGTATCCGGTGGTGGTACGGCTCTAGTGAACGTCTACAACAAAGTCGCTTCCATCGAAGCAGACAGCGATGTAGCCACTGGAATCAACATCGTCCTTCGCGCGCTTGAAGAACCAATCCGTCAAATCGCACACAACGCCGGCCTTGAAGGCTCCATCATCGTGGAACGCCTCAAGAAAGAAGAAGTGGGCGTAGGCTTCAACGCCGCATCAGGCGAATGGGTCAACATGATCGAACAAGGAATCGTCGACCCAACCAAAGTAACACGTTCTGCCCTCCAAAACGCAGCATCTGTAGCAGCTATGTTCTTGACTACAGAAGCCGTAGTGGCCGACATCCCAGAAGAAGGCGGCGGAATGCCGGATATGTCTGGAATGGGCGGTATGGGTGGAATGGGCGGCATGATGTAATCTGCCCCCTCAAACCACTGATTTGTCATGGGGAACCGCTCTGCTTAGATAACGGTCCTCATATTTCAAGAAGCCTCCCGCAAGTTGCATAAACTTGTGGGAGGCTTCTTTATCTTAAATAGATCATTAATTAACATACCGCTTCTCTTTTATAAGTATCTTCAGAGTTGAGTTAAAAAAAGGTAGATAAGAATCGAATAAGAATTTCAAAAAAAAAGTCCATCCCACAACCAAATGTTTCAAATAGTTGATACCGAACCCCAAACAAAATATACTTAACTAAGAGCTATCTTGTCTCATAATATGAAAGCATTTTCATAAACGAGCATACGCGTTTATACTACTAAAAAGAACGGAATTGTCTTCAAGGATCCCCGTCATTCGACGAGATTGAATCCATTCGTTCAAATGTTCACAAAAGGAAGGGAAAAAGATGAAAAAACTATTGGGAATCGATTTAGGTGGAACCACCGTTAAATTTGCTATTATGACTGAAGATGGTGAGATTCAACAGAAGTGGAGCATCGGGACGGATATCCGGAACGATGGGAAGCAGATTGTGCCACAGATCATTGAGTCGATTAATCACCATTTGGAATTATACGGGTTGAGCGCTGATACATTCTTGGGGATCGGCATGGGCTCTCCTGGGACGGTTGATCGGGAAAATGGGACGGTCATCGGAGCGTATAATTTGAATTGGAGCACCCTGATACCGGTTAGACAAATGATCGAAGCGGGTACAGGAATCCCTCTTTATATCGACAATGATGCGAACGTTGCTGCATTGGGTGAAGGTTGGAAAGGTGCCGGTGAAAACGGCAAGGATGTTGTGTTCGTGACCCTCGGTACTGGTGTAGGCGGTGGCATCATTGCAGAAGAGAACCTTCTTCACGGAAACGTGGGGGCTGCAGGTGAGATCGGTCATATGATCGTCGAGCCTGAAGGGTACCTTTGTACGTGTGGGAATCATGGCTGCCTGGAAACCGTGGCAAGTGCGACAGGTGTCGTCCGTCTGGCCAGGGATCTTTCCGAGGAATACGCTGGTGATTCCGAACTGAAAGGATTGATTGATGACGGGCAGGAATTGACGGCCAAGACCATTTTTGATCAGGCAAAAGCCGGCGATCCCCTCGCAGTCATCGTAGCGGATAAATTCTTCTTCTATCTTGGCCTTGCATGTGCGAACATCGGGAATCTCCTCAACCCTGAGACCATTGTCATCGGCGGCGGAGTTTCGGCAGCGGGAGACATGCTCTTGGAAGGGGTAGAGAAATACTTCCAGCAGTTCGCCTTCCCGTCCATCCGGACAAGCACGAAGTTGAAACTGGCTCAGCTTGGAAATGACGCAGGTGTGATTGGTGCAGGTTCATTGGTGACTCGGCAAAAATAACATCATCCGTACAAGCTGAAGTCCGGTAAGATCGGACGAAGAAGCATAAAACATGGAACCTCTTCGCTCGTTGAGCGAAGAGGTTTTTTCTATACGTTC from Rossellomorea marisflavi includes the following:
- the tsaD gene encoding tRNA (adenosine(37)-N6)-threonylcarbamoyltransferase complex transferase subunit TsaD; amino-acid sequence: MIKDTFVLGIETSCDETAVSIVKNGTEIVSNVVSSQIESHKRFGGVVPEIASRHHVEQVTFVLQEALDQAEMTMEEIDCIAVTEGPGLVGALLIGVNAAKALAFAHNKPLVGVHHIAGHIYANRLIHEMTFPLLSLVVSGGHTELVLMKGHGEFEVIGETRDDAAGEAYDKVARTLSLPYPGGPHIDRLAHEGEPVIDLPRAWLEEGSYDFSFSGLKSAVINTLHNAKQKGKEIKPEDLAASFQASVIDVLVTKAKRAVEEYGVEQLLLAGGVAANKGLRHALETTFESHACELIVPPLSLCTDNAAMIAAAGTILFEQGKRGGLDMNANPGLDLEQF
- a CDS encoding twin-arginine translocase TatA/TatE family subunit produces the protein MVGPGSMMLIAVVALLIFGPKKLPELGKAAGNTLREFKNATKGLADDEDDKNKSAK
- a CDS encoding CPBP family intramembrane glutamic endopeptidase encodes the protein MNKHYGYILIAYVVMQLAGAVGPLLFYKAGTEVFGQTKEYMQQVAVGSWLIFSFAATLIIVLLILRKSAPSKLKLERSAPAGAGISVVWAVVGIFMAFFAQAIAIQIETLLGIQAGSENTQNIMGIVDNVPLAMIVVAIIGPILEEIVFRKIIFGALYQRMNFFFAALISSVIFALAHFEPVHVILYSAMGFTFAFLYVRTKRILVPICAHVAMNTMVVIMQTVYRDEIEKIMNEAEKIQGFIGGFL
- a CDS encoding redox-sensing transcriptional repressor Rex, which gives rise to MNQETTKIPQATAKRLPLYYRFIKNLYASGKQRVSSKELSEAVKVDSATIRRDFSYFGALGKKGYGYNVNYLLSFFRETLDQDELTKVVLIGVGNLGTAFLHYNFIKNNNTKIEMAFEVDEAKVGTEISDVPVHHMDELEEKLKGMDIEVAILTVPASSAQNITDRLVSSKIKGILNFTPARLTVPDHIRVHHIDLAVELQSLVYFLKHYSGEDTEMSQDGIVTE
- the tsaB gene encoding tRNA (adenosine(37)-N6)-threonylcarbamoyltransferase complex dimerization subunit type 1 TsaB; amino-acid sequence: MKILAIDTSNFPLGVALIDENKVIGEYMTNVKRNHSLKAMPAVEQLLKDCDTDVRELTKIVVANGPGSYTGVRIGVTLAKTLAWSLDIPLVPVSSLAVLASSGRYFNGYLSPIFDARRGQVYTGLYRFRDGKLENVLEDRNVMLTDWVDELRNYEGEILFVGNDTGIHEEAIKGALGEKAVLAPFVSHNPRPSELAYIGMGMEESTAHEVLPNYIRMAEAEVKWLEAQKSNEE
- a CDS encoding ABC-F family ATP-binding cassette domain-containing protein, whose translation is MILLQVNQLTKNFGADNILTNIKLEIQTKDRVALVGRNGAGKSTLLKIIAGQLSHDSGEITKPKGVSIGYLAQNTGLESELSIWDEMLTVFEHLLQQEKQLRRLEAEMADPSVYEDEDRYQRVLKEYDELQVTFKESGGYQYEADIRSVLHGLNFASFDHGTKISTLSGGQKTRLALAKLLLTKPDILILDEPTNHLDIETLSWLEGYLQGYPGAVLIVSHDRYFLDSVVNQVYEISRNRSKKFVGNYSKYLEQKALDYEKDLKLYERQQQEVAKLEDFIQRNIARASTTKMAQSRRKKLERMDLMDRPQGDEKSASFAFQIDRPSGNDVLHVNDLTIGYGDGEAIASHIDFSIKKGDSIALVGPNGIGKSTLLKTLVNKLQALSGDFKFGSNVFISYYDQQQADLSSNKTVLNELWDEYPMRNEKEIRTVLGNFLFTGEDVLKPVNTLSGGEKARLALSKMMMEKGNVLILDEPTNHLDLDSKEVLENALIDYPGTILFVSHDRYFINRIATKVIELSTGGSTEYLGDYDYYLHKLQEQEELAALERTKAEPVKGTQQKQSHKIDKEAKKLERQRRRRIEEIEEKMTVLEGSIEEKETLLCDPDIFQDHERVQTLNDELTLAKEELDALLEEWTELEELVEE
- the groES gene encoding co-chaperone GroES produces the protein MLKPLGDRVVIELVETEEKTASGIVLPDSAKEKPQEGKIVAVGTGRVLDNGERVALEVSVGDRIIFSKYSGTEVKYQGTEYLILRDNDILAIVGE
- the rimI gene encoding ribosomal protein S18-alanine N-acetyltransferase; this encodes MTVDDVDAVMEIEEQSFTVPWSREAFISEMEENHLSMYIVIEDEGQIAGYCGVWIVVDEAHITNVAVLPSHRGKGYGELLMRKIMEMAIESGARVMTLEARVSNVPAQSLYRKLGFQDGGIRKRYYSDNQEDALVMWVNL
- the tatC gene encoding twin-arginine translocase subunit TatC, translating into MSQTQKDMTVFEHIGELQKRLMFVVVFFLLAVVASFFLAEPLIKYLQHADEAKEMTMNAFRVTDPLKIYMEMIMFIAVIMTSPVILYQVWSFVSPGLYDKERKVTLSYIPVSVLLFLGGLAFSYFILFPYVVSFMMRLSGDLDIQQVIGINEYFQFLFQITIPFGLLFQLPVVMLFLTRLGIITPMMMAKARKAAYFVLLVIAAFITPPDIVSHMMVTLPLLILYEISIGISRIGYRKYLQAEQQMEIERVEEELNQHKG
- the tsaE gene encoding tRNA (adenosine(37)-N6)-threonylcarbamoyltransferase complex ATPase subunit type 1 TsaE, coding for MSEFEYISSSPDETGAFAKRLAGLLAPGDVLTLEGDLGAGKTTFTKGLALGLGIKRTVNSPTFTIIKEYKGDLPLYHMDVYRLDDSFEDLGFDEYFEGEGVTVVEWAHLIEDQLPGERLAIGIYRTGDTERRIVLEPVGDRYRKLCEEIMA
- a CDS encoding YdiK family protein, which encodes MRRSPLFSGVIYILLGVLFTYFAIHTVRDTGWGFFTYMLIFLATLDFGSGIRMVLLHFRIKQQLNQKK
- the groL gene encoding chaperonin GroEL (60 kDa chaperone family; promotes refolding of misfolded polypeptides especially under stressful conditions; forms two stacked rings of heptamers to form a barrel-shaped 14mer; ends can be capped by GroES; misfolded proteins enter the barrel where they are refolded when GroES binds) translates to MAKEIKFSEEARRSMLRGVDQLANAVKVTLGPKGRNVVLEKKFGSPLITNDGVTIAKEIELEDAFENMGAKLVAEVASKTNEIAGDGTTTATVLAQAMIREGLKNVTAGANPVGVRKGIEKAVQAAVEELKAISKPIEGKDSIAQVAAISAADEEVGQLIAEAMERVGNDGVITIEESKGFTTELDVVEGMQFDRGYASPYMVTDSDKMEAVLDNPYILITDKKIGNIQEVLPVLEQVVQQGKPLLMVAEDVEGEALATLVVNKLRGTFNAVAVKAPGFGDRRKAMLEDLAVLTGGEVITEDLGLDLKSANITQLGRAAKVVVTKENTTVVEGSGDPEKIAARVNQIRAQLEESTSEFDKEKLQERLAKLAGGVAVVKVGAATETELKERKLRIEDALNSTRAAVEEGIVSGGGTALVNVYNKVASIEADSDVATGINIVLRALEEPIRQIAHNAGLEGSIIVERLKKEEVGVGFNAASGEWVNMIEQGIVDPTKVTRSALQNAASVAAMFLTTEAVVADIPEEGGGMPDMSGMGGMGGMGGMM